One region of Salvia miltiorrhiza cultivar Shanhuang (shh) chromosome 3, IMPLAD_Smil_shh, whole genome shotgun sequence genomic DNA includes:
- the LOC131014522 gene encoding uncharacterized protein LOC131014522 has protein sequence MGKEWLSWAGGGGGSGGGNSRSSNKTAAGGGCMSALFHLHRFHFPSTHRNHSNTYPFLQEQHTTTTGVEAPRNSLELNETAATKQQEGLIFPEGRIKTQSSKIRLDEISTSDCNSPGTKTPSVVARLMGLDLLPHPECTSPSITKSRKDTALLQIYAAHSLPETPRTSSSSRKSDVERHRLSLQLNKENAFSPSDGGRLRQDDKKIRSVGLDITNTHRNSDQSKRSWKFGEEQVKQSNATKLVQRNSSSYEINHQSKRVLNKIPVVKERQQQHEESKKVSGKCKKLPVRAAASRREDGFVGSRERNKSHLAQNKCKKSRLSRDILKVNGPTLVQVKIGAAPSLAKLPQKQSQVSEALISWKSSTQLSSKPSQPYSCQLQLRHDKTSSTTVSECSGAAALHGGASPEKRNYIQMLLKHSGIINQANPIAKWHSPSQPIDPRLFHHLELKAATGLSHRWERKMIFQLVDELLAENLSRQFKMNRRISPFGGSRLVEELCKKVGNFPAAKCVVLEDIDSLIDKDLSKPQWDGFWGEEEEMVREIEGEIVEWLVCEAVAVMGGDAAEELVFAM, from the exons ATGGGCAAAGAGTGGCTGTCTTgggccggcggcggcggaggaagcGGGGGTGGAAATAGTAGGTCCTCCAACAAGACAGCTGCTGGAGGTGGCTGCATGTCTGCTCTATTTCATCTGCACCGTTTCCACTTTCCTTCAACTCACCGGAATCACTCCAACACATATCCGTTCCTTCAAGAACAACACACTACAACTACAG GAGTGGAGGCGCCGAGAAACAGCTTGGAGTTAAACGAGACGGCCGCCACGAAGCAACAAGAAGGTTTAATTTTTCCG GAGGGCCGCATTAAAACACAAAGCTCGAAAATTAGATTAGATGAAATCTCGACGTCAGACTGCAATTCTCCGGGAACGAAGACACCAAGCGTAGTAGCAAGGCTAATGGGCCTTGATTTACTCCCACACCCAGAATGCACCTCTCCTTCCATtaccaaatcaagaaaagacaCAGCTCTTCTCCAAATCTACGCCGCCCATTCCTTGCCGGAGACGCCGCGGACATCTTCGTCATCCCGGAAGTCCGACGTGGAGCGCCACCGCCTCTCGCTCCAACTAAACAAAGAGAACGCATTTTCTCCCTCGGACGGCGGAAGACTCAGGCAAGACGACAAGAAAATTAGATCGGTGGGGCTCGACATCACCAACACCCACAGAAACTCAGACCAATCCAAGAGAAGTTGGAAATTTGGAGAGGAGCAAGTCAAGCAATCAAATGCAACAAAACTAGTTCAAAGAAATTCGTCATCTTATGAGATCAATCATCAATCAAAAAGGGTTTTGAATAAAATCCCTGTTgtaaaagagcggcagcagcAGCACGAGGAAAGCAAGAAAGTTAGCGGAAAATGCAAGAAATTGCCGGTTCGAGCTGCTGCAAGTAGGAGAGAGGATGGATTTGTtggttctagagagagaaacaaaTCACATCTGGCACAAAACAAGTGCAAGAAAAGTCGATTATCACGTGACATTCTCAAGGTAAATGGTCCAACTCTTGTTCAAGTCAAGATTGGAGCTGCTCCTTCTCTTGCAAAATTACCTCAAAAACAG TCGCAGGTATCAGAAGCTCTAATTTCATGGAAGAGCAGCACACAGTTATCTAGTAAGCCGAGCCAACCGTACAGCTGCCAGCTGCAGCTCAGACACGATAAGACATCATCCACAACCGTCTCAGAATGCAGTGGCGCCGCTGCTCTCCACGGCGGcgcttcgccggagaagaggaaCTACATCCAAATGCTCCTCAAACACAGCGGCATCATCAACCAAGCTAACCCGATAGCCAAATGGCACTCCCCGTCTCAGCCCATCGACCCCCGACTCTTCCACCACCTCGAACTCAAGGCCGCCACCGGCTTAAGCCACCGGTGGGAGAGGAAGATGATTTTTCAGCTGGTTGACGAACTTCTAGCTGAGAATTTAAGTCGCCAATTTAAAATGAACCGGCGAATTTCTCCCTTTGGCGGTTCTCGGTTGGTGGAGGAACTATGCAAGAAAGTAGGCAATTTTCCGGCGGCCAAGTGTGTGGTCCTTGAAGATATTGATTCGTTAATAGATAAAGATTTGAGTAAGCCGCAGTGGGATGGGTTCTGGGGTGAAGAAGAGGAGATGGTGCGTGAGATTGAAGGTGAAATAGTGGAGTGGTTGGTGTGTGAAGCGGTGGCCGTGATGGGTGGCGATGCAGCGGAGGAACTGGTATTTGCCATGTGA